In Neovison vison isolate M4711 chromosome 14, ASM_NN_V1, whole genome shotgun sequence, the following proteins share a genomic window:
- the TMEM130 gene encoding transmembrane protein 130: MAPAFRPILSRVLWLACLLPLAPARVAAGLYELHLTTDGPATTGAEVTITASLVASDNGSLVLPTNTRLYHFHWIHTPLLLTGKTDEAFSSTIRAVGTVPGDFPVSVWVTAANCWTCPPVARSLLVLPITELLVGNLVVTQNTSLPWPSSYLTKTVLKVSFLLHDPSNFFKTASFLYNWDFGDGTQMVTKDAMVYYNYSIIGTFTVKLKVVAEWEQATQNAGKGIMQKTGDFSASLKLQETLRGIQVLGPTLIQTFQKMTVTLNFLGSPPLTVCWRLKPECLPLEEGECHPVSVASTAYNLTHTFRDPGDYCFSIRAENVISKTHQYHRIQVWPSSIQPAVFAFPCATLITMMLAFIMYMTLRNAAHQKDMVEVADFDFSPMSDKNPEPPAGVRCCCQMCCGPFLLETPSEYLEVVRENHGLLPPLYKSVKTYTV, encoded by the exons GGCTGTATGAACTGCACCTCACCACCGATGGCCCGGCCACCACGGGGGCAGAGGTGACGATCACAGCTAGCCTGGTGGCCAGCGACAATGGCAGCCTGGTCCTGCCCACCAACACCCGCCTCTACCACTTCCACTGGATCCATACCCCGCTGCTGCTCACAGGGAAGACCGATGAGGCTTTCAGCTCCACCATCCGTGCCGTGGGGACTGTGCCCGGGGACTTCCCTGTCTCCGTCTGGGTCACCGCTGCCAACTGCTGGACATGCCCGCCTGTGGCCAGGAGCCTCCTTGTCCTCCCCATCACAG AGCTCCTTGTGGGGAACCTCGTTGTCACCCAGAACACCTCCCTGCCCTGGCCCAGCTCTTACCTCACCAAGACAGTCCTTaaagtttccttccttctccatgaCCCGAGCAACTTCTTCAAGACGGCCTCATTTCTCTACAACTGGGACTTCGGAGACGG CACCCAGATGGTGACGAAAGACGCTATGGTCTATTACAACTATTCCATCATCGGAACCTTCACTGTGAAGCTCAAGGTGGTGGCTGAGTGGGAACAGGCAACGCAGAATGCCGGGAAGGGCATCATGCAGAAGACAGGCGACTTCTCTGCCTCGCTAAAGCTGCAGG AAACCCTTCGAGGCATCCAGGTCTTGGGGCCCACCCTCATCCAGACCTTCCAAAAGATGACAGTGACCTTGAACTTCCTGGGGAG CCCCCCTCTGACCGTGTGCTGGCGTCTCAAGCCTGAGTGCCTGCCGCTGGAGGAAGGGGAATGCCACCCTGTGTCGGTGGCCAGCACGGCCTACAACTTGACCCACACCTTCAGGGACCCCGGAGACTACTGCTTCAGCATCCGGGCTGAGAACGTCATCAGCAAGACACACCAGTACCACAGGATCCAGGTGTGGCCCTCCA GCATCCAGCCGGCTGTCTTTGCCTTCCCGTGCGCCACGCTGATCACCATGATGCTTGCCTTCATCATGTACATGACCCTACGGAATGCCGCTCACCAGAAGGACATGGTAGAG GTGGCTGATTTTGACTTTTCCCCCATGTCTGACAAGAACCCGGAGCCTCCCGCTGGGGTCCGCTGCTGCTGCCAGATGTGCTGCGGGCCCTTCTTGCTGGAGACTCCCTCGGAGTACCTGGAAGTTGTCCGCGAGAACCACGGGCTGCTGCCGCCCCTCTACAAATCCGTCAAAACGTACACCGTGTGA